The following proteins are co-located in the Dyadobacter chenwenxiniae genome:
- a CDS encoding AlbA family DNA-binding domain-containing protein, with product MQEKSIIQIIKEGEGLTTEFKRTIDSPFKIARTLVSFANTSGGSLLIGISDAGAFLGVASELAELKKLEIATSKLIEPKLTIGIKSILLDGKKVLQVEIDESPDKPHYAVNEKDMKIIYIRVKDKSIPIPKLLMQGETDADLEKLLASRHVKTLITYLREQDSVTARVFSRIINISEKRAERMLHDLAEKQVLLQISRHKPQAFSLKWAK from the coding sequence ATGCAGGAAAAAAGTATCATACAAATTATCAAAGAGGGAGAGGGGTTGACGACTGAGTTCAAACGGACTATTGACAGCCCATTCAAGATTGCGAGGACCCTTGTTTCTTTCGCCAACACATCGGGAGGCAGCTTACTGATCGGCATTTCGGACGCGGGCGCATTTTTGGGCGTTGCTTCCGAGCTGGCGGAGCTAAAAAAGCTGGAAATTGCGACAAGCAAACTCATTGAGCCAAAGCTGACGATCGGAATTAAATCGATTTTACTGGACGGTAAGAAAGTATTGCAGGTAGAGATTGACGAAAGTCCTGATAAACCGCATTATGCTGTTAATGAAAAGGATATGAAGATCATTTATATCCGTGTGAAGGACAAAAGCATTCCCATTCCGAAACTGTTAATGCAGGGAGAAACGGATGCAGATCTTGAAAAATTGCTGGCGTCCAGGCATGTAAAAACACTGATTACATATCTGAGGGAACAGGATTCAGTTACAGCCAGAGTTTTTTCAAGAATCATTAATATCTCCGAAAAACGGGCCGAAAGAATGTTGCACGACCTGGCAGAGAAACAGGTGCTGCTCCAAATTTCCAGACATAAGCCCCAGGCGTTCAGTCTAAAATGGGCAAAATGA